The Montipora capricornis isolate CH-2021 chromosome 6, ASM3666992v2, whole genome shotgun sequence genome has a window encoding:
- the LOC138051350 gene encoding tetratricopeptide repeat protein 28-like, which translates to MDNHIESSNFAESFLVVEDLSSISIHFESILVVHDLALISIRVESFLVVEDLALISIRVARFIIPAQKVLKRNIASCLLGASQISENFLVLISRMVDRKLDVLEQHMQELISARKEGDRQGEGLACFNLGRYYQGTADFHQAITNYTEALAIFREIDFRAGEGPAYGNLGIAYQSLCDFKQAIVYHYQYLSIAKQLGDRAGEGRIYGYLGIAYDSLGDFKQAIAYHNQHLSIAKELGDKVEEAGAYSTLGNAYRSLGDFKQAIAYHNQDLSIAKELGDRAGEGRAYGNLGNAYQSLGDFKQAIVYHNQALSIAKQLVDRAGEGGAYGNLGITYLCLGDFEQAIGYHNQHLSIAKELGDRAGEGRAYGNLGNAYLSLSDFKQAIAYHNQRLSIAKELGDRAGEGTAYGNLGNAYQSLGDFKQAIVYHNQHLSIAKEVGDRAGEGRAYGNLGNAYKSLGDFKQAIAYHNQHLSIAKEMGDRVGEGRAYGNLGNAYDSLGDFKQAIAYHNQHLSIAKELGDRAGEGAANGNLGNAYQSLGEFKQAIVYHYEGVGIAKEVGDRAGEGAAYGNLGNAYQSLGDFKQAIAYHNQHLSIAKELGDRAGEGAAYGNLGNACQSLKDFKQAIAYHNQRRSIAKELGDRAGEGRAYCNLGATYQSLGDFKQAIAYHNQHLSICKETEDPIGLAIACYHIGLVHELFDSFSKALNYYRLSIHYFDETRRLLQAEDAWKISFRDKNKVAYTALWTALLKNGEVDEALCAAEQGRAQALADILKMQYGVDEKPTIKVTIPLVMKDLPSQTVFTALEGNTISFWLIREDIKINFRQKKIEDGNADTLMKSTFKQINGETVVRCENRSLDRQCSDLSSSRETVTETVQSSSFSVHSLQPLYDVLVSPIADLLQGDELVFVPDGDFCLAPFSALSDSVRIRAIPSLTALELIASAPDDFQSKSEALLVGDPCLKEVTYGTGEPMYQQLPCAKKEVDMIGKLLQTVPLTAKNATKAEVLKRMKSVALIHIAAHGDDRSGEIALAPNPERTSKIPEKEDYMLLLSDVQAVRLQARLVVLSCCHSGQGEVKSEGIVGIARAFLCAGARSVLVSLWAINDKATLMFMESFYQHLADRQSASTALHHAMKSLRETKDYFAIEHWAPFVLIGDDVTFEFGQQEHEKNETMFKTCLVL; encoded by the exons TTGTCTCCTAGGTGCATCCCAGATTTCTGAGAACTTTCTGGTTCTGATATCAAGAATGGTGGATAGAAAGTTGGACGTTTTGGAGCAGCACATGCAAGAGCTTATCAGTGCAAGAAAGGAGGGAGACAGACAAGGCGAGGGTTTGGCTTGTTTCAATCTTGGTAGATACTATCAGGGCACAGCTGACTTTCATCAGGCCATAACaaattacacagaagcattagcCATTTTTAGGGAAATAGATttcagggccggagaaggaccagcctatggcaatctcggcattgcttatcaaagtctttgtgactttaagcaagccatagtttACCACTATCAgtatcttagtattgcaaaacaACTGGGGGACAGAGCCGGAGAAGGAAGAATCTATGGCTATCTTGGCAtcgcttatgacagtcttggtgattttaagcaagccatagcaTACCataatcaacatcttagtattgcaaaagaactgggggaCAAAGTCGAAGAAGCAGGAGCCTATAGCactctcggcaacgcttatcgaagtcttggtgattttaagcaagccatagcgtaccacaatcaagatcttagtattgcgaaagaactgggggatagggccggagaaggaagagcctatggcaatctcggcaacgcttatcaaagtcttggtgattttaagcaagccatagtgtaccacaatcaagctcttagtattgcaaaacaACTGgtggacagggccggagaaggaggagcctatggcaatcttggcatCACTTATCTATGTCTCGGTGATTTTGAGCAAGCTATAgggtaccacaatcaacatcttagtattgcgaaagaactgggggatagggccggagaaggaagagcatatggcaatcttggcaatgCTTATCTAAGTCTtagtgattttaagcaagccatagcaTACCACaatcaacgtcttagtattgcgaaagaactgggggatagggccggagaaggaacagcctatggcaatctcggcaatgcttatcaaagtcttggtgattttaagcaagccatagtgtaccacaatcaacatcttagtattgcaaaagaagtgggagatagggccggagaaggaagagcctatggcaatctcgggaacgcttataaaagtcttggtgattttaagcaagccatagcataccacaatcaacatcttagtattgcaaaagaaatgGGGGATAGGgtcggagaaggaagagcctatggcaatctcggcaacgcttatgacagtcttggtgattttaagcaagccatagcgtaccacaatcaacatcttagtattgcaaaagaactgggggaTAGGGCAGGAGAAGGAGCAGCcaatggcaatctcggcaatgcttatcaaagtcttggtgagtttaagcaagccatagtgtaccacTATGAAGGTGTtggtattgcaaaagaagtgggggatagggccggagaaggagccgcctatggcaatctcggcaacgcttatcaaagtcttggtgattttaagcaagccatagcataccacaatcaacatcttagtattgcgaaagaactcggggatagggccggagaaggagcagcctatggcaatctcggcaacgcttgtCAAAGTCTTaaagattttaagcaagccatagcgtaccacaatcaacgtcgtagtattgcgaaagaactgggggatagggccggagaaggaagagcctattgcaatctcggcgccacttatcaaagtcttggtgattttaagcaagccatagcgtaccacaatcaacatcttagtatttgcaaggaaacagaGGACCCAATAGGGCTGGCAATCGCATGTTATCATATTGGTCTTGTCCATGAATTGTTTGACTCCTTTAGCAAAGCTCTTAATTACTATCGTCTAAGCATTcattattttgatgaaacaaggcgTCTTCTTCAGGCAGAGGATGCATGGAAAATTAGCTTTCGAGACAAAAATAAGGTTGCCTACACCGCTCTGTGGACAGcacttttgaagaatggagaggttgatgaggctttgtgtgctgctgagcaaggacgagcacaggctttggcAGACATTTTGAAGATGCAATACGGCGTTGATGAGAAACCTACGATAAAGGTAACTATCCCTTTGGTTATGAAAgatctaccttcacaaactgttttcacagcacttgaagGGAACACGATCAGCTTCTGGTTGATAAGAGAAGATATCAAgataaattttagacaaaagaaaatcgaaGATGGAAATGCCGACACTCTGATGAAAAGTACTTTTAAACAGATCAATGGAGAGACCGTTGTACGATGTGAGAATCGTTCACTTGACAGACAATGCAGCGACTTGTCGAGCAGTAGGGAAACTGTTACAGAAACCGTTCAGTCCTCGAGCTTCTCTGTGCACTCTTTGCAGcccttgtatgatgtcttagtcAGTCCCATCGCAGACTTGCTCCAAGGTGATGAATTagtctttgttcctgatggtgacttttgcctggctcctttttctgcattgagtgactctgtcaggatccgtgcAATTCCCTCGCTGACCGCTTTAGAATTGATCGCTAGTGCACCTGATGACTTCCAAAGTAAGAGTGAGGCGCTGCTTGTGGGGGATCCGTGCTTGAAGGAAGTCACTTACGGCACTGGTGAACCCATGTATCAACAGCTGCCATGCGCGAAAAAAGAGGTGGATATGATTGGAAAACTTCTGCAGACCGTGCCTCTTAcagcaaaaaatgcaaccaaagctgaggtgctgaaaagaatgaagtcagttgctttaatccacattgctgcacatgggGATGACAGatctggagaaattgctttggccccaaatcccgaACGGACATCTAAGATCCCTGAAaaggaagattacatgttattATTGAGCGATGTTCAAGCAGTTCGTCTtcaggcaagactggttgtgctgagttgctgtcatagtggccagggagaggtaaaatctgagggtattgtgggaatagcaagggctttcctgtgtgctggtgcccggtctgttctggtgtcactctgggcaatcaaCGACAAGGCAACCTTGATGTTCATGGAGAGTTTCtaccaacacttggcagatagacaaagtgcaagtacagctcttcaccatgctatgaaatctcttcgggagACAAAGGATTATTTCGCCATAGAACACTGGGCAccatttgtgctaattggcgatgatgtcacctttGAATTTGGGCAACAAGAACATGAAAAGAATG aaacgatgTTTAAAACGTGCCTTGTTTTATAA